A genomic segment from Corylus avellana chromosome ca5, CavTom2PMs-1.0 encodes:
- the LOC132182489 gene encoding putative glutamine amidotransferase GAT1_2.1: MASELSVILPRVLIVSRRSLRKNKFVDFVGEYHLDLIVGYGAVPVIVPRVNGVHMLLDSFEPIHGVLLCEGEDIDPSLYEEESSALPPEELEEIKRLHSSDTAIDKEKDTIELRLAKLCLERNIPYLGICRGSQVLNVACGGTLFQDIEKEVSKNCPEGQRVKHIDYDNYDGHRHVVKVVENTPLNQWFKDSLEEGKMEISVNSYHHQGIKRLAQRFVPMAFAPDGLIEGFYDPDAYNPEEGKFIMGLQFHPERMRWSDSEQFDYPGCPSAYQEFVKAVIAYQKKVNITTSVPKHQKLDQEMLEKKRKSIVRSFSIARNIYTTGREMAPWKESELEAGAEFLESNTAMSLQQENRLKQMGATVRNAGSYIERLKLNGEKEKMARSVMVKMSVEQLSDMMSFYHMMRQICSEVLERKLNGIVNDVPS, from the exons ATGGCCTCCGAGCTCTCTGTGATTCTCCCTCGCGTTCTCATCGTCTCTAGACGCAGCCTTCGCAAGAACAAGTTCGTAGATTTTGTGG GTGAATACCATCTTGATCTTATAGTAGGCTATGGTGCAGTACCGGTGATTGTTCCCCGTGTTAATGGGGTTCATATGTTATTAGATAGCTTTGAGCCCATCCATGGCGTTCTTCTCTGTGAAGGAGAGGACATTGATCCGTCTCTATATGAGGAGGAATCCTCTGCTCTTCCCCCAGAAGAGCTGGAAGAAATCAAGAGGCTTCATTCCAGCGATACTGCTATTGATAAAGAAAAGGATACGATCGAGTTGAGGCTTGCAAAGCTTTGCCTGGAAAGGAACATCCCCTACTTGGGAATCTGCAGGGGTTCCCAGGTACTAAATGTTGCATGTGGGGGTACCCTTTTCCAAGACATAGAGAAAGAAGTATCAAAGAATTGCCCAGAAGGGCAGAGAGTGAAGCACATTGATTATGATAATTATGATGGGCATAGGCATGTGGTTAAGGTGGTGGAGAACACCCCCTTGAACCAATGGTTCAAGGATTCTTTGGAGGAAGGGAAAATGGAGATTTCAGTTAATAGTTATCATCACCAAGGGATTAAGAGATTGGCCCAGCGCTTTGTACCAATGGCATTTGCGCCTGATGGTCTAATTGAAGGGTTTTATGACCCGGATGCTTATAATCCTGAAGAGGGTAAATTTATTATGGGACTCCAGTTTCATCCTGAGAGAATGAGGTGGTCGGATTCTGAACAATTTGATTATCCAGGATGTCCATCTGCTTACCAG GAATTTGTGAAGGCGGTTATTGCTTACCAGAAAAAGGTTAACATCACAACATCAGTGCCAAAGCACCAAAAGCTCGATCAAGAAATGttggagaagaaaaggaaaagtatCGTTCGTAGTTTCTCAATTGCAAGGAATATATACACAACTGGCCGTGAGATGGCTCCCTGGAAAGAATCTGAACTCGAAGCTGGAGCAGAATTTCTTGAG TCAAACACAGCAATGAGTTTGCAACAAGAGAATAGGTTGAAGCAGATGGGTGCAACAGTGAGGAATGCAGGCTCCTACATAGAGAGATTGAAGTTGAAtggggagaaagaaaagatggcAAGGAGTGTGATGGTGAAAATGTCGGTAGAACAGTTGTCTGATATGATGTCTTTCTACCACATGATGAGGCAGATATGTTCAGAAGTGTTGGAAAGGAAGCTAAATGGCATTGTCAATGACGTTCCTTCTTGA
- the LOC132181511 gene encoding non-specific lipid-transfer protein 2-like: MKKASCAALFVVVVVAVLLCEATPTAEAVTCTPTELSPCLPAITSSARPSSSCCSKLKEQKPCLCGYLKNPNLKQYVNSPGAKKVLSTCGVPLPNC, translated from the coding sequence ATGAAGAAGGCATCTTGTGCTGCGCTttttgtggtggtggtggtagcTGTGCTTCTATGCGAAGCAACGCCGACGGCAGAGGCAGTGACATGCACTCCGACGGAGTTGAGCCCATGCCTACCGGCCATCACGTCGTCGGCGAGGCCATCTAGCAGTTGTTGCAGCAAGTTGAAGGAACAGAAACCATGCCTCTGTGGGTACTTGAAAAATCCAAACCTCAAGCAGTATGTTAATTCTCCTGGTGCCAAAAAGGTTCTTAGCACTTGTGGTGTTCCCCTCCCTAATTGTTAA
- the LOC132183052 gene encoding non-specific lipid-transfer protein 2-like, translated as MKKASGAALCAVVVVVVAVLLCEAPLTAKAAVTCNPLELSSCLPAITSSAQPSTTCCGKLREQRPCLCGYIKNPNLKQYVGSPGAKKVASTCGVSIPRC; from the coding sequence ATGAAGAAGGCATCTGGTGCTGCACTTtgtgcggtggtggtggtggtggtagcTGTGCTTCTATGTGAAGCACCGCTGACGGCAAAGGCAGCAGTGACATGCAATCCCTTGGAGTTGAGCTCATGCTTACCGGCAATCACGTCGTCGGCACAGCCATCTACCACTTGCTGCGGCAAGTTGAGGGAACAGAGACCATGCCTCTGTGGGTACATCAAAAATCCAAACCTCAAGCAGTATGTTGGTTCTCCTGGTGCCAAAAAGGTTGCCAGCACTTGTGGGGTTTCCATCCCTCGTTGTTAG
- the LOC132181005 gene encoding LOW QUALITY PROTEIN: uncharacterized protein LOC132181005 (The sequence of the model RefSeq protein was modified relative to this genomic sequence to represent the inferred CDS: substituted 1 base at 1 genomic stop codon) — translation MDVERSSLCNCAVNFLLEERYLLTAFELLHELLDDGRDAQAIRLKEFFSDASQFPPDQISRFSSLRVADPQSLLEEKEAIEEKLAISEYELRLAQEDILKYKAELQKKTEIPLDELSESNINVSVNNGPEFQWKTRNVSFSDLGPLKDNERRDLNCAVKEYLLIAGYRLTAMTFYEEVTDQNLEVWQNTPACVPDALRHYYYQYLSSTTEAAEEKIAMLRENASLLKEKERLNHEKELLLKNRDLAEGQISALTKSLEALQKDLKDKENLVHDLKQSLERQRKELNDCRAEITALKMHIEGSHWGRNLIAGDVDHVQSQPLEKYKEEIISLQMEIEGLKAKNISSDSVNSVNSEKESAQTEEKVFEILEDKSIISHPVDASSGVVDNKVAQLQATQIVDDNMDKSKEVSQEFVLSPSNDNDALENIENVSKHNGEPRSEESRLLLKSDDSSGEVVPENMGLGTIQILADALPKIVPYVLINHREELLPLIMCAIERHPDSSTRDSLTHTLFNLIKRPDEQQRRIIMDACVDLAKNVGEMRTETELLPQCWEQINHMYEERRLLVAQSCGELAEFVRPEIRDSLILSIVQQLIEDSATVVREAAAHNLALLLPRFPNVDKYFKVEELMFQLVCDPSGVVVETTLKELLPAVISWGSKLDHVLRVSLSHIVSAAQRCPPLSGVEGSVESHLHVLGERERWNIDVLLRVLTELLPYMCQKALETCPFSPTPETTGTAFSTSLLELYAGGHVEWPAFEWMHVDCFPDLIKLACLLPQKEDSLRNRTTKFLLALSERFGDSYLTHIMLPVFLVAVGDNADLTFFPSGIQSRIKGLRPRTAVAEKLAIMCVLPLLLAGVLAAPNKRGQLAEYLRKLLVEGSMEESMPTKRNEIVNAVRFLCTFEEHHGMIFNILWEMVVSSNMNMKISAANLLKCIVPYVDAKVASAHILPALVTLGSDQNLNVKYASIDAFGAVAQHFRNDMIVDKIHVQMDAFLEDGSHEATIAVVRALVVAVPHTTERLRDYLLSKIFQLSAMPNSASDVLRRREKANAFCEAIRALDATDLPATSVRDFLLPAVQNLLKDSDALDPAHKEALEIIMKERSGGTLETISKVVNAHLGLASSVSSFFGEGGLLGKKETAEPPQELAESPRPVSPLPVEDTRFRRIMRGNFTDVLRPKXRAKRKLED, via the exons TTGCGGACCCTCAGAGTTTGCTAGAAGAGAAAGAAGCAATAGAAGAAAAATTAGCAATCAGTGAGTATGAGCTTCGTTTAGCCCAAGAGGACATCTTGAAATACAAGGCTGAATTACAGAAGAAAACAGAGATACCCCTGGATGAATTGAGTG AGTCAAATATAAATGTTTCTGTAAATAATGGACCAGAATTTCAATGGAAAACGAGAAATGTTTCCTTCTCTGATTTGGGCCCTTTGAAGGATAATGAACGTCGAGATCTTAATTGTGCTGTAAAGGAATATTTACTTATAGCAGGGTATCGGCTCACTGCAATGACATTTTATGAAGAG GTCACAGATCAGAACCTAGAGGTTTGGCAGAATACACCTGCATGCGTACCAGATGCTTTACGACATTATTATTATCAGTATCTTTCATCCACTACAGAGGCTGCTGAG GAGAAAATTGCCATGCTTCGAGAAAATGCGTCAttgctaaaagaaaaagagaggctTAATCATGAAAAGGAGTTGTTATTAAAGAACAGAGACTTGGCTGAAGGTCAAATAAGTGCATTAACTAAATCCTTAGAAGCTCTTCAGAAGGATCTTAAAGACAAAGAGAACCTG GTACATGATTTGAAGCAGTCCTTGGAGCGCCAGCGGAAGGAGCTGAATGATTGCAGAGCTGAAATCACTGCACTGAAAATGCACATAGAAGGATCTCATTGGGGACGGAATTTGATAGCTGGTGATGTTGATCATGTGCAATCCCaaccattagaaaaatacaAGGAAGAAATAATATCACTGCAGATGGAAATAGAAGGTTTGAAAGCGAAAAACATTAGTTCTGATTCTGTAAATTCCGTCAATTCTGAGAAAGAATCTGCACAGACAGAAGAGAAAGTTTTCGAGATACTTGAAGATAAAAGCATAATATCTCATCCAGTTGATGCATCATCCGGAGTTGTAGATAATAAAGTTGCTCAATTACAGGCTACTCAAATTGTGGATGACAACATGGATAAATCTAAGGAAGTTTCACAAGAGTTTGTACTTAGTCCGTCAAATGATAATGATGCTTTGGAAAACATTGAAAATGTTTCCAAACATAATGGTGAACCGCGATCAGAAGAAAGCAGGCTACTTTTAAAATCAGACGATTCATCTGGTGAAGTTGTTCCCGAAAATATG GGCTTAGGAACCATACAGATCTTGGCAGATGCCTTGCCTAAGATTGTACCTTACGTCTTGATCAACCATCGCGAG GAGCTTCTTCCACTGATAATGTGTGCGATTGAACGCCATCCAGATAGCAGCACCAGAGATTCCTTGACCCACACATTGTTTAATTTAATCAAACGCCCAGATGAGCAACAGAGACGAATTATAATGGAT GCATGCGTTGACCTTGCTAAGAATGTTGGAGAGATGAGAACAGAAACAGAATTGCTTCCCCAGTGCTGGGAACAA ATAAATCACATGTATGAGGAGCGTAGGCTGCTTGTTGCTCAATCATGTGGAGAGCTTGCAGAATTTGTACGGCCTGAGATTCGTGATTCTCTTATTTTATCTATTGTGCAACAACTGATAGAAGATTCTGCAACTGTTGTCCGGGAAGCTGCTGCTCATAATCTCGCTTTGCTGCTTCCGCGCTTTCCAAATGTGGATAAATATTTCAAG GTGGAGGAGCTCATGTTCCAATTGGTCTGTGATCCTTCTGGAGTAGTGGTGGAAACTACACTCAAAGAACTACTTCCTGCAGTAATAAGTTGGGGAAGTAAATTAGACCATGTTTTAAGAGTTTCACTTTCTCATATTGTGAGCGCTGCTCAG CGCTGTCCACCTCTTTCGGGGGTTGAAGGGTCTGTGGAGTCACATCTTCATGTTTTGGGAGAAAGAGAGCGCTGGAATATTGATGTTTTGCTAAGAGTGCTGACAGAATTGCTTCCTTATATGTGCCAGAAAGCACTCGAGACATGCCCATTTTCTCCTACTCCTGAAACAACAGGAACAGCATTTTCAACCTCATTGCTTGAATTGTATGCAGG GGGACATGTTGAATGGCCTGCATTTGAATGGATGCATGTTGACTGCTTTCCAGACTTGATTAAGCTAGCATGCTTGTTACCTCAGAAAGAAGATAGTTTACGAAATCGAACTACAAAG TTTTTGTTGGCTCTTTCTGAACGATTTGGGGATTCTTATCTCACACACATAATGCTGCCTGTATTTTTGGTAGCGGTTGGAGATAATGCTGATTTGACATTTTTCCCTTCCGGCATCCAATCGAGAATAAAGG GTTTGAGACCAAGAACTGCTGTGGCCGAGAAACTTGCTATTATGTGTGTCCTACCACTACTCTTGGCAGGTGTTTTGGCTGCTCCTAACAAGCGTGGGCAATTAGCAGAGTACTTGAGAAAGCTGTTAGTTGAAGGTAGCATGGAGGAAAGTATGCCAACAAAGCGCAATGAGATTGTCAATGCTGTCCGTTTCCTTTG CACATTTGAAGAACATCATGGTATGATATTTAACATTCTATGGGAAATGGTTGTGAGCTCCAACATGAATATGAAAATCAGTGCTGCCAATTTGTTGAAATGCATT GTGCCATATGTTGATGCAAAAGTTGCTTCTGCTCACATTTTGCCTGCCCTAGTTACTCTGGGCTCTGACCAAAACCTGAATGTGAAGTATGCAAGCATTGATGCGTTCGGAGCTGTGGCCCAGCATTTTAGAAATGATATG ATTGTTGATAAGATACATGTACAAATGGATGCTTTTCTTGAAGATGGATCTCATGAAGCTACTATTGCTGTAGTTCGTGCACTGGTGGTCGCTGTACCACATACAACAGAAAGATTACGAGATTAT CTTTTGTCCAAGATTTTCCAACTCTCAGCCATGCCAAATTCTGCAAGTGATGTCTTGCGTCGCCGTGAGAAAGCCAATGCATTTTGTGAGGCAATCCGTGCTCTGGACGCTACAG ATCTCCCAGCAACTAGCGTTAGAGACTTCCTCTTACCTGCCGTTCAGAACCTGTTAAAAGACTCGGATGCGCTTGATCCAGCACACAAGGAAGCCCTTGAAATCATAATGAAGGAAAGATCAGGTGGAACTCTGGAGACAATCAGTAAGGTGGTGAATGCCCATCTTGGCCTTGCCTCATCAGTGAGCAGTTTCTTTGGTGAGGGTGGGCTGTTGGGCAAGAAGGAAACTGCAGAGCCACCGCAAGAGCTAGCTGAGTCCCCTAGGCCGGTGTCACCGTTGCCCGTAGAGGACACTAGATTCAGGCGTATCATGAGGGGCAATTTCACAGACGTGCTTAGGCCAAAGTAAAGAGCCAAGAGGAAACTTGAAGATTAA